The Clupea harengus chromosome 22, Ch_v2.0.2, whole genome shotgun sequence genomic sequence GTATATAACAGCATTAGGATTTTACCCGTGCTCTGATTTTTTCCGGAAGGAATGGCCTGATCATTGTGAACACTGGACGGAATAACACAGGTTCATTGATCAAATGGATCCCACGCACTTTCAAAGGGAAGGAGTCCTAGGAAGAGAAAGTAGAAATGATCAAAGGCTGATGTGACCTCTTGTCAGTAGTTTTGCTCTTAGACCTATAATCATTTCCTTGTGATAAGCTCAATTGTGATGGTAATTCCAATACGGTAGGCCTATAATGTAGTAGGTTTTCTATTAATGTGATGGAATGGCCTTCAAAATAAAGATATCCTACAGGAAATCAGCTGACTTGTTCAGCCCACCAATTTGACAAttgtttaaatgtgttaaaATGATATTCCCACAAGCCAGTGTCTTAATGATTTTGTCAGTTAAGTCAAGTCTTACAAACAACCAACATGTCATTTTGCAGAATCCCTTAACATTGCATCTGTCATATCCTTAAGGTAACAAGTAAACCTACCGTAAGTACAGACGACATCTTTTTTGCCAAAGAGGGATTTATTTGAAGAGCATGTGAAAAGCACCACCCTTGAAGATCAAAAATAGCTTTGAGTCCATTTCTCTGGGTTTCAGTTTCCCGTACTATCAGTTCTGAAGTGATGAGGCTGACACGGAATACTTCATAAGCAGTGAAGTTCTTAGGATTCCAACGCCCTAAGCAACGAACCAATAACAATCATCTTGGCCATTTATTCACAGAGGCGACAAACAGACAGGTGATTACAGCTTGGAGTAGGCTATGTTGTCGATATTAACACTTGGAGCAAACTCACCTATTCGATAGATTAGAACTTTGCTTCCAGTTTTGTCCCGAGATCGAAGAACCCCATGGTAGTTGTTTTGCAAGAGACCTAACACTGACGATGGATGCAGATTTGCTGCAATTTCGGGACACTCTTTTCTCCATTTGAAATAGTTAACCAGTAGCTGTGGAAGACAGCGCGAATGCGTTAATTTTTTTGTCAATTTGCAAATCCGTTAAACTTTCGCAGGGGCTTTTTACACTGCTACTAATATGTGTCTCCAGTGTCCACAATGAGATCCCACCCCTGTGTCCAGCTCGTGTCACATCCTCCTCTCGTTTGCGCGGGTCTGTCCCCAATGCACGTAAAAAGCCCTTTAACGTTTGACCGCCACAGGCCAGTAGACTGATACAAGCATATTCAATATAGGGGCTTTTTACACCTGCTATTAAAATGCGTTTTGGGTAATTGCAATCTGATAGTGCCTGACCACATGGAAGCAGAGGTGTAAATGCACCAGACACATATTATTACTAGGTGTAAATGTAATCTGGTTAATCTTATCATATCTAGATAGGCTACAATCTGGATACCAGACgcattttaatgccaggtgtaaaaaaaaaaaagatccttaCTGCAACAGAAAGGAATTCGAATCTCTTCGGCTATATTAAGCTATCCAACAGTATAGGCTATATTCTTTAGACAATTCAATATTACAAATAGGATTCAAAATACATATAATATGTTTACAGCTAAGAACGTGTGTTTCCAGTCTGCTTTGATGAAACGGCTGTAAATAGCCTGTGGGCTGTAGGCTACAGAGGCCTATTTCAATTGCTgatttgtttttgctatttCATAACAACAAGGCTGGGAACCGCAGGAAAATAGCCTGAGGGCTTTTCGAACTTTTAGACAGTAACTTCTTCATACCAACCTTAAACGATAGGTCAACATCAAAATCTCTAGCCCTAAGAAATCGAACTAAAAAATGCTCTGATAGATCCAGTTCACTTGAAAAGTTCGCTTCTTGCTCGGCTCTATCCCTCAGCTTAGAAACATACACTTTAACCAACTTTGAGCCATCGGTTAAATCGTTCAGCTTTTCTGAAAGTCCGTCGCATTCCTCTTCGAACTTCATGTCACACCCTGGCCCCATTTTATACAACTCGTATGTGGTTTTTTTACGGGATACGCTGCCATATGCTACAGGGTGAATTCCTACTCTGTGCACACGTCCAAGTCCAAGTTTGCCTTTGCCCGTGTTATTGAACCTTGAAAAGCTTATATGTGACAAAGGTGTTTACTCTTCCCTTTCCAAGTAGGGTACTGGGTTACGGAGACGAGAGGAAACGAACCTCAGCATTGGTaacatttttaatgatttattcAGCAGACCACGCCCCCTTATTTATCAACTCAGCAAtatgtctgcctgtctatcATCATTGGGGGATGTATATAGGACTATTTCTCAATCTGAATATAAACATCTTCTGAAGTAAAACGACCGGTTGGGGTTATATGCTTCCACCTGTTTCCCCCCAAATAACCACTAGATGGAGTCAGGTTACGGTTTCATTGTTGCAACGGACTACGTTGGCAACAGTGAAATACATCGATaggctttttttttagaaggtgatgtgttgtgtactgTATGGACCTGTCAAACAGTCCTCTTACTACGTGCTACTTACAAGAGGTTGTGCGTTGTCTATGGGGAGCATAACTAACATTAACTATTGTATGGTGTGGCAAAGCCAACTATAGAATAACCATGAAAAATCACAAAAGGTAATGAAAATAAAGTTCAGTGGACAAaccaaatcaataaataaataaataaacatcgtAAAAACAAAAGTTAAACAGTCCATTGCTTAGCATGTAGACGACCATGCTAGGTTAGCTAGTCACTGAAAGAAATAGAGTTAGGGAATAGGGAGAGCTTAGGTCCAAGAGCTTGAGAGCAGAAgaggtaagagagagtgagcctGCTCTTCTGACCGaacaggaaaaaagagaggttgTCTGCTCCCCTGAaagtggagggaaaaaaagagagttcaCCGAGTAACTTGTACAGCAGGGCATAGCTCAGGTGACATCACGCTAGTTACAGTGATTGACTGGAGGAGAGGCTGATTGTTTACATAAGTTCCTGAATATCACACACaacgaattccaggtgtaccaacaCATTGTCACAAGCATGCTAGAGATTCCAGTTCTTACCCACAATGTGAAGCCCTATGGGTGTGGCCTTGCCTTAATGCTGCTGGATTTCCCCTTGAAAGGAGCCATCATCTCATCCAGAGTTGTGCTGTTGCAGGCCTTTCTCTCGGAATGAAGCAAGCCATGATCGGAGTTTCCAGAGTTGGTCTTTTTTCTCTGACACTGTGAAGTTGTTTACAAAATGTAATGATGTCAACAGAGAAATCTGTTGTATGACATCACAGAGAAACAGGGGCCACCTGGCCAagcagcctctctccctctccttctataccctattgctaatgcttatattgatactgataaagtTGTTGATtgcttacctaaatgtatctcattATCTGTTGATCagattgatgtctactaacataTAGCGTGACCTTTCCTTGCAAATgttgatggatgtggaaacattgttccccatcaccatatccatcaagTACATCTACGCATATTAGCCGCATTTCACATTTCTTCCCCTCCtggtctagactatcttcactgtgggatgctgctgtagtctctccacctgatctacttgtagaatccCTCGGCCCACATGTACCCATCCCCACGAtactgtcatacacttattctaccccatacttgGGTTGTTGGATTTCTTTGTCCACTTCAACAGCATCTTCATCTACCTCTTCATCGCTCGCATCAGTCCACCTATTATACTCCCTACTCggagcgacagtggtacaggaggtagagaagtcgtttagtaatcagaaggttgctagttcgattccctgtcgaagtgtccttgagcaagacactgaacccctaattgctcctgatgtgcagtgtgccatcagtgtaaaaatgtaaaatgtgtatacattataagttgcacatatgtaagtcgctttggataaaagcgtctgctaaatgtaaatgtactcatCATACTTAAAGGATTCCATGCAACCccccagagcacagagcacttACACTCCCATTCAAGGCCATTCTCACCTGTCCCTGAACAATGCTTCAACCACCCCTCTaaacattctagaacattcacaACCTGTTTCTGCCTAATGCAACAAGCTGTTGTTTGGGCAAACAAGCCCAGAAAAAAGCAGAGGATCAGTTCAATGTATGTAAGATGCAGGTACTGTAAATCCTGTTTCCAGAGTTTCAAATACTGCAACTAGAAATCATTTATTCCATTTTTGTGAATTCAATTGTGTGATTTTGgaagttgaaaaaaaatgtttctacTTAGTTTCCTTTGCTAACTTCCTTAAAATGTCCATAATTTCAATTGTTTTCCGTCACCTACGGAATCAAATTGAGTCTTTCCAAAGTCAATCTGACTGATTGGAAATAAGTCACCAATGGTGGCCAGTCCAGGCCATATTTCCATTCtatagtttacatttacatttacatttagcagacgcttttgtccaaagcgacgtacaagggagagaacagtcaagctacgagcattagaaccctggtgtaacaataaatactactttacataagaaataagaaataagaaaaacgaaatagaaaagaaaaagaagtgcaggaatgtaaccgctgtaagtgcaagttaagcactattcgaagtgccagtttaggaagggaagtgctctctgaagagttgggtcttcaaaagcttcttgaatgtagagagggacgccccttctctggtagtgctaggcagttcgttccaccaacgtggaactacaaatgagaatagtctggattgctgtacttgcacagacggcagagccaaacgacgctcactagacgagcgcagcatcctgggtgtaacatttgcccttacaagagcatttaagtataGTACACTGCCAGTGCATAGTAGTTCCACTGTTCAGACCTTTTACAATGAAGAGTGTCCCTGTTGTAGTCAGAAAAGGGGTTTGAATATTTATGGTCACAGTCAACAAATAAATAGTTGCCCATGGAATAATACAGGAAGAGTATGATGACAAAACAGTGGTCGATGGTGGGCCTATAGTTTGCAATGATCCAGATTGTGTGGCTGGATGAAACAAGTCTAGAAACTGCCATGGATATTAAACAATAGAATTGTTTAACAATTCAATAATTATTTGCTAACAATAGCTTTACAGggaaaacatttgttttcaatGTGTTGGCCAAATGTTCTCATTTACATCTGCTTATTATTGAAGTATAAAAGGCTTATCGAGTGGATGAGGGTCTTAGCAACATGCTTTTATTAATGGGCTGTATCACGCATAAATGATGGACAGCTAGATCGAAATAGGACGCCAGTGGTCAATTAATTCAAGTTAAAATTTTATTTTGCAATATTCTGTACTGTTGTTGTGATGTAAAATTTTATGCATAGAAATGTTTAATCTCTGCTCCTGTTTGTACCCTTCCCTATCCTATCTGGGCAGGGCAGCGAAGGCCTTGTTTCTTGAGGATACTGGCCCACGAGCACACCATGTTGCTAGGCCTTGTTTATCCAGGCAAAAAGAGTAACCCCCTCACCATAGCTGTTGTTCTTGGCCATAGTTTGTGTTCTCTCTTTTGCCTTGTAGTAGGACCATGGACTGAACAGCAGCAGTATTTACTGTAAGAAATAGGTTCGATTTACAGAAGCAGATTCAGATTAAGAGTAATATTCTTAGAGtttgaagagtttttttttacaacatttTAAATTTGGCTTTCATTTCCTTAAATTAGTGGCAAAACAGTAGAAAACATACTGGATTGAATGATCAATGTATTGTCTGTGAGCCAGTAAACACGCCCCTTCCCAAAGGTGTATTCAATATTGCACACGCTCATTTATTCATCTCATTCTAGACATGcttacctatgtgtgtatttatacatCTT encodes the following:
- the ttpa gene encoding alpha-tocopherol transfer protein isoform X2; translated protein: MGPGCDMKFEEECDGLSEKLNDLTDGSKLVKVYVSKLRDRAEQEANFSSELDLSEHFLVRFLRARDFDVDLSFKLLVNYFKWRKECPEIAANLHPSSVLGLLQNNYHGVLRSRDKTGSKVLIYRIGWCFSHALQINPSLAKKMSSVLTDSFPLKVRGIHLINEPVLFRPVFTMIRPFLPEKIRARIHMHGSSFMQSLCEVFPPSILPPEYGGTGPALEELCQEWTHFIMDSEELLDTLSI
- the ttpa gene encoding alpha-tocopherol transfer protein isoform X1: MGPGCDMKFEEECDGLSEKLNDLTDGSKLVKVYVSKLRDRAEQEANFSSELDLSEHFLVRFLRARDFDVDLSFKLLVNYFKWRKECPEIAANLHPSSVLGLLQNNYHGVLRSRDKTGSKVLIYRIGRWNPKNFTAYEVFRVSLITSELIVRETETQRNGLKAIFDLQGWCFSHALQINPSLAKKMSSVLTDSFPLKVRGIHLINEPVLFRPVFTMIRPFLPEKIRARIHMHGSSFMQSLCEVFPPSILPPEYGGTGPALEELCQEWTHFIMDSEELLDTLSI